TCTTTCATCGACCGGCGTGATAGCAATGTGCGTTCAAAGAAGTAGCATCTGGCAAATCCGGTCCCGGCATGTCTCCGAAGCGAAGTCAGGCCGTGCCGTTCGTAGCGAAGGAGATTTGGCGGGACCGGCCCAAAACAGATCTCTCAATAGCATATTGGTATGAGATAGGATACGGAACAATGGTTGGAACGGGCAAACGAGGTGATCATCCGACATGCTGATCGTGCGAGATCTTCATACTTCATATGGAGCAATTGCGGCTCTACAGGGAGTCAGTTTCGAGGTCCCTGAAGGGAGTGTGGTTGCTCTCGTGGGAGCGAACGGAGCCGGAAAATCCACCACTCTTAACACGATCAGCGGGCTTCTGAGGCCGGAGAGCGGGTCCATCCGTTTTGGAGAGAACGAAATTGCAGGTTGGAGACCCGATCGTGTGACAGGGCTTGGACTGGTGCAGGTGCCGGAAGGAAGGCAAGTGCTGGGCAGCCTCACTGTGGAAGAAAATCTGTTGCTGGGGGCCTATACTCGCAAAGACTTGGATGTTTCAAGAGATCTCAGAGACATTTACGAACGCTTCCCCCATTTGAAGAAACGTCGTCGCCAGATTGCCGATTCCCTTTCCGGAGGCGAACAACAGATGCTTGTCTTGGGGAGAGCATTAATGGCTCGCCCAAAACTGCTGATGCTGGATGAACCTTCCCTGGGCCTCGCTCCTTTGATCGTAAAGGAAGTCTTCCGTATCATCGCCGAACTTAAAGAGCGCACGACCATCCTGCTAGTCGAGCAGAACGCCCGGAAGGCTCTACAAGTAGCCAATTACGGGTACGTGTTGGAAGGTGGCCGCGTGGTCCAGGAAGGCCCTGCCGATCAGTTGCAGGGAGACCCCCGTATCGTGGAAGCGTACCTGGGACGTAAACAGTAATAGAGGTATCCTCTTTGCGAATGGTTGAATATCCCGTAATCGTTCAGTTACGCGGGTTAGAGAAGATCTTCTCCTGTAATCATGGTCCCTCCGACTCTATAAATCCCCTCTTCCCCCATGAGCGTTAGAATAAACGAATCCACTTTCAACTTTCCTGGTGGGGGTCGGCGTCTCTGCCGACCCATGTTGATGGAAAACGCCCGCGAACAGCGATGAATCCACCATTCAGCAACTGACTTAATCCTTGTCATTGCGAGGAGCGCAGCGACGTGGCAATCGCCTGGGACTCAGGCGCTTAATGTCAGGCGATTGCTTCGCTTCGCTCGCAATGACAACCATTCAGATTCTATAAAGAAGGACAGGAGGGATTTTCCCCCCGATTAACTCAATAATACGGAGGAATCCCCTGTTTGCCTCGTTACAACTTTACCGAGCTCCTTTTAATTTAAGGAGTTCCATCACGTCGGCATGTCGCCCGACGGTAGAGAACGTCAAAGCAGTAGCTCCGGTCTTCGATTTCAAATTCACATCAAACGACTGCCATGGATAATTCATATTCAAGCTCCCCGGAATACGTCGGGCTAAATAGGATTAGTACCAAAGCTATACACCAGAAGCTTTTCACGACCTTCCTCCTTGGATTTTTTCAGGTATGAGGTACTAGTTCTTGCTCTCAAGATCTCGAGGCCTGGGATTCCTGGCTGCACAGAACTTGAAAAACTCCATGGTGCAGGTATTCGCTCGATTGGCCGGTACACAGAGAAGATACGGTCTCGTGATCGGGTAGGTTCCTTCGTCGATACTCTCACGGGTAGGAGCTATGGCGGGTGAACGGTCGTCTTTTTTTAGTGCCACTACTTTGATCTTCTTGTCCATTCCTTGCTCGATAAGACGCTCCAGATTTCTCATACGAATGAGTCCGATTGCATTTTCGTCTTCTCCTACGGCTGCCGGTATAGAGCGGAAAAAAGAAACCAATTTTGCTCCTGGAGCGAAATTGCCGTGAAGAAAGTCTTCCGCCAGGTATTTGTGCGAACCCGATCGAACAGATTCGTTTATCGCTATGACCTGAACAGGTTTTTCCTGACCGCCCACCTGTGTCCAACTCGTAAGTTCACCCACAAACAGTTTACGCGCCTGATCCACAGTCAAGCTTACGACGGGATTCGCGGGATTTACTATGACGACTATTCCGCCCCATCCGATTGCGGCTTCCTGCAGATCGAGCCCCTTGGATTTAGCTGCCTCGATTTCCTTCTTTGAGAGACGGTTACTTATCATGGCTACTTCAGCCTCGCCGCTGAAGAGCGTTTCCATGCCCGATTCGTTGGCTCCGCCACTCACAACTATGGTGCAACTGCGATCGGGAGAGCTGAATTCGCCTGCATACATGGTCATGATATGAGCCATGCTTTCAGACCCTCTCACTCGCACAACACCTCTGCCTGACTCGGTAAACCCGTTTTCACACATACTGAGCGCAAGAAGAAAAGAAAGAGACACAAAACCAAGACCCGTCCACGTTCTGATCACAACGTCCTCCTGAGTGCGGCAAATCACCATCTTGCCCCTTACGATCACGTAAGATCATTCTTGTACAAGAGAGCGACTGCGCTACACACGCGAGTTTGGTTTTGGGAATCTTCTCGGAAATCTTACCAAATCGAAATAGCAAATGGAATGCTAAAATATCGGAGCTCAAATGGCTTAGAAATATGTTGTTCTCGGTTACAACGGTTCATTGAGAGCTTTCCCGGAAGGTGTGTCGAGTGAGTATCACGCACTAATTCTGTAGCAGTGAATGAAACCAAGTGGTTCGGAATGTAATGTGCGCTGCAATTCCACTCAGCAGGCCACAATCGGCGTGCGAACTTCGCACCTGTCGGCCACCGACGATTCTCGGATCTGATACTGATTTGCATTCAAAGAGAGAAAATCTGGGAAACCTTCTTGTAACCCCGCGTCTGGCGGGGCCAGACCCTTCCCAAGAACTTTTAATATTCGCCCAAGCCCATGGTTTTTCGAAAGAAAAACCATGGGCTTGGGCGAGTGCTAAAAGTTTTTTGGAGGGTTCGGGAACCTTTTTCACAAAAAAGGTTCCCGGATATTACTGCCTTGAAAGCACATTAGTATGAGATGTCCGGGGATCACAGGTCAGAGATGCCGGAAATCGCAGAGTTTCAAGACATTAGCTGAAATCTGCCCATATTCTCATGGCATCTTAACGAAAAGGTGGTGATGTCCTCATCCAGGAACAAATGCAAACCCGGAACGGAGAAATTTGATTGGGACTCGACAATTCTGATAGAACGCATCAGTGGCCACTTTCTCCGGAAAAGATCAGACAGGCGCTTGGAGTTCCGGCCCCGCGAAAAGATGGATTCGTTGAGGAACTTCCGTTCTCGTTCAATGACATTACCGCGGGTTCCGAAAACGAACTTCAAGTGGCTGTCACGGGCAACAGGTCGCATGTGGATCTTCCCCTGATAATTGAACAGTCCAACTATTTCAGTAATATCCTGAAAAGGACGACATCCGGAGATACCTCGAAACGGGTGCTGACGGATCTGGAGAAATTTCTCGATTCCAATACCGATCGGACATGGGAAAACAGTTGGGTACGATTCCCGAAAGGATTACTCGGTCCTTTTGCTCTTTCTGTACTCAACTTCGATTTGCTCGCAAACAAGAAGCAAGAAGACGGGGGATTGAGAAACGACACGGAGAAATTCTTCTTTACCGCTGAAGGCGAAGAGTTCCTCCGGGTTCCCATCAGCTATCTCCTCAAACTCTCTCTTGCAGATATAATCGGATCACAGGAAAACCTTCCTTCACTTATCGGGAATACCGGAAGAAAAGTGATGGGGCATCTGCTCAACGATAACACGTCTCCTGAGACGCATTCCTTCCACGTAGTCACTCCCGATGCGACATCCGGCATGGGACATGCCCTGGCAGAAGAGACTTCCAAACGCTTTCTTCTTGTGCAGGCCCTCGTCATGTACGCCAATAAGGCATTCAAACTTGAAGAATCCGGCCAGAATGCGGCGATTTACTTCTCACCACACCCTCCCGTACGCCAAAAAGAGCTGAACGACCTCATCTCGGATTCCTTCTATCGAGAGCTGTTCATGAGCCCTTGCCTGTCGGGATGGGATGATGGTGTGGAGAAACACAATTATATGTGTCTCTGTCATCAGGTCCTTAGCCGGAGTCAACTGAATGCAGTGAGCAAGCTGAAGGATGCTGGGATAATCACTCGTAATCTCGTGGTCTTGCCTTCGGTATCCAATATCAGTCTCGCGAACAATGGAACCCACATAAGTATCGGCAGCCCTAAATTGTCCCGCCACTTGTCAAGTGGCTCTTCAGAATTCACTGCAATACATGAAAAATGGATCGGCGATCTGGCGATCAAGATCGTTGAGCATTTTTTACCGCTCTTTGTGGGCACGTACAGCGCAGCTCCTTATCGCCTGGGATTTTCTGATTTTCATCCGGAAAAAGTGCTTGGATTCTTGCCGCACGAATTGGATTACACGCATTTGAGGATGCTCTGGCGCCGCTGGAAAAAGAAAGCCGATCTGAGAGTGCTCGGCCGCATCTCGACACCCTTCGGAATACCCGGATTGGATGAGATCTTGAGCTCACTTTTTCATGTGCGGGGTGATTTTGTTCCCGATTTCCGGCTCGTAGATTATCCGGTTTCATTGTTGAGCACTGAAAAAAGCCCTGCTCTTAATGGAATACTGGGAAACGAGCAGCATCTCAAGAAAGATCTTGCGGATTTGGGCGTGTTCGATCTCAAAATGGCATTGTACATCCCGTACCGTTTACGGGAGTTTTCCCGGATGGGATTCTCTGGCTTCGAAGGCAGATATTACAGCCTGTTCGCGTCTCTGGAGAGCGACTTAGCACAAGCTGCCGACCTTCAGAGACTCATTACGGCACTGGCATTCAAATACGTGCTTCAGGGAACCTACACTCACAGGCATATACCCGATAGTCCCAATATCGAGAGCGAGCGCAGGCAGGCCTTTTTCGGAACTGCTATCGGAATCCCCACGTTTTACGTGCACAGCGAAACCACAAATCTCTTCATGAAGAAATTGATAGAGCGAACCAAGGGTGTTCGATACAGCAGACGCTATCCCGGATATCGCCGAGTGTACATTCGGCAATTTCAATTCGCGCTCCTGGAGACATTGAGACAAGACGCATCCGACTTAATTGAGTTGATGGGCCTGGAAGAAACCATACGAGACCTTGAGCATCGGATCCAGGATCCCGAAAAAGCTTCGGTAGCGGGCAGGATTACACAGGCGATTCTTGATGAAGCCGGAAAATCTTCGCCATTGTCGGTCGATCCCAAGGAGTTCAATCTATCCACTGAACGATACTATCGGGGCACCTTGAGGAGGAATCATCTCCGCGTATCGTTCAAGTGGTTCGAGCAAGACTGTATGAAGATGGCTTCCTCCGTGCCGGACGACTCCATACAGCGTTCGCTCCGGTTCGTTTTGGGCTCCATGGATACGAAGCGCTTTCTCTCTTTGATAGAGAATCGGTTCATCAACGAAACATTATCGATCGACGACCTGAGGAGACTGGTGAATCTTATCCTCATTTCTGTTCATCTCGACATCGCCACGTCTGAATCCTGCACACAAGGAACGAAACCCCATGAATTCCTATCATCACCAATACATAGATCGGATTACCGGAAGAGCGTGTACAGAACCGCTCTTATGGGATAAATCGATTCAGTTGCTCTATACGGAAGTGAGAGAACACGCACCAATTCTCTTTCGAGCGCTCGTTAGTAGCCATGCAAGTCGTGTTCTCGGATTCGTTAATTTCGACCTTCCGATCCCGTATCGAACCAGGCAGTTCATTCATTCCTGTGGAGTGGATTTCACAGAGTGCCTGGATGCTCCTGCCGACCTGGATACTGCCAGGAAACTGTTCGAACGCAAGATCCGTTACTGGGAGTGTCGCCCAATGGTTGACGATGTTTCCGCAGTTGTGTCCCCGGCAGATGCACGCGTACTCATGGGGTCGTTCGACTCAATCTCAAGTCTGTTCATAAAACAGAAGTTCTTCGATTACGACGAACTTCTGGGGCAAGATAAGCAAGAATGGCTCTCGACTTTCCGCAATGGAGCATTCATGATGTTCCGACTTACGCCGGACAAATATCATTACAATCATACTCCTGTAGCGGGAGAGGTCAAAGATTTCTATGAAATATCCGGCGGATATCATTCATGCAACCCGGGAGCGGTGGTTTCGTTGGTAACAGCTTATTCCAAGAATAAACGAGTCGTAACCATTATCGATACTGATGTTCCGAGGGGCTCGGGCATCGGTCTTGTGGCAATGATCGAAGTGGTGGCGCTCATGGTCGGAGAAGTGGAACAGGCTTATAGCGATAACCGATACGACAACCCCCGCCCGGTGATTCCAGGAATGTTCCTGGAAAAAGGCGTTCCCAAAAGTCTGTTCAGGCCTGGCAGTAGCACTGTCGTGCTCTTGTTTCAAGAGTCAAGACTGGAATTTGCCGACGATCTTGTCCGGAATATGCATCGTACTGATGTTCAAAGTCGTTACTCCGCAGGATTTGGAAAACCGCTCGTAGAAACCGACGTGAAAGTAAGATCCCTTGTAGGGACTGCTGCACGGGCTTAGTGTTTTGTGGAGTAATCGGGAGAAAAGAGGATACGTGCAATTCCCCCTTTCGGAAAGTGGTTCTGGGTGCATAGGCCCGGTTAGAAAAGGAGTGTGCGTATTACGTTGGATGCAGGTGAGTAGGGGCGGACCTGCGTGTCCGCCCAAATGAGGGCGGACGCATGGGTCTACCCCTACACGGAATCGTATAAAGGATTTCCAGATGTTTGAAATTTCATTTTTCTTTTTGTTATTGGTGGTTATGGTGGTTCTGTTCAGATGGGGTTTTGTGGCATTGCCTCGTGAGGGGTGGCAGATTATGGCTGTTGTCCCCGTAGCGCAGGTAGATTCACGAACGTGGAAAGGTCTAAATCTCACCTTCTATGGACTCCTGATGGCTGTTTCGGTGATTGCTTCGGTGGCTGTCTTCCTGGTGCTCATGGGATCGATCGGCGTATCGCTCTCTACTTCACTGGCAATGATTGTATTCCTCTTCTCTTTGTGCATCCCCGCATCTTCTTTGCTGGCTCGGGTTGTTGAAAAAAGGCAGAATACCTTTACTATAGGCGGCTCTGCTTTTCTTGGGCTGCTCGTAGCTCCCGCTGTGGTGTGGATTGTCAATTCCGTGGTAGTCGGTGAATCACCCGGAGCGATTCCCATGATTCCCGGCCTGGCATGCATGGCAATTGCGTACGCATTAGGAGAAGGAATCGGGCGACTCGCATGTATAAGCTTCGGTTGCTGCTACGGAAAGCGAATTTCGGAATGCCATCCGATTATTCAACGCCTTTTCGGAAAATACTCCTTTGTTTTCCAAGGAAAGACAAAGAAGATTCAGTACGAAGGCGGTATGGAAGGCGTACCGGTCATTCCCATCCAGGCTTTGACTTGCACTGTTTTGGTCTTTACTGCCCTGGTGGGAAGCGGGTTGTACGTAAAGGGTGCATACGTGCACGCTTTCCTGTTTTGTACTATTGCGGCCCAAGCCTGGCGCGCCATTTCTGAATTTTTACGCGCAGACTATAGAGGAAACGGCAAGATTTCGGCTTATCAGGTGATGGCCGTGCTCGCTATAGTGTACGGGATAACTCTTTCCAAGCTTCTTCCTGCGGACGACTATCCGGTTCCGGTTCTCTTGAACGGATTGAAACTATTGTGGGATCCTGCATCGATTCTCGCCCTGGAATTGCTTGGACTGGTCGTGTTTCTGCATTCGGGTAGAAGCAAAGTGACAGGCGCACTGCTTTCTTTCCATCTCACCTGCGATCCGATTCCTATGATTTCAGAATCACGAAAAGAAAATGTCTGAAGGGATTCTTGTAAGAAGGTGAATCCGGCATTATTTCTTGAATTCACTGGAGACGCTCGTTGGCTCGGGAAGGAATCTGTTTCGGAATAAGCACTCAGTCTCTGTAGAAAAAGCCGAAAACCATCTTTAAGAACCTTTTATCATTAGTCTGAACCCCGAATCTCTTCAGAGAAATTGGGGTTCAGCGAATGTCAAAAGTTCTTGTGAGAAAGTTCGGGGAGTCCCGCTAAAAGCAGGATTACAGAAGTTCCTCCCCGACTTTATACGTGCCGAAAGATCACACCATCACATCTGTCTGACGGCAACTCTTTCCTGATATTTCATCTCACTCAGCCCCTGGGTGGCCAGAGCATCTGCTCGCCCGTTTTCCTGGCGTGGAATCCATTTCAACTTCCAGCCGGGATGCTCTGAGAAAAATCCTCGCATTCTCATAATGATTTCCCGAAAACGGTTGGTGTTTCGCGTGTTCATGAATCCTGTCACCTGGCCTATCACGGTCCGGCTGTCTCCGTGTATCACCGCGTTATCTATCTCCAAATCACGCAGGTGCTCCACGAGAGCACATAGAGCCAAGTACTCCGCTTTGAGCGCATCGCCTCGGCCTACAAAACCG
The sequence above is a segment of the Desulfomonile tiedjei DSM 6799 genome. Coding sequences within it:
- a CDS encoding ABC transporter ATP-binding protein; the encoded protein is MLIVRDLHTSYGAIAALQGVSFEVPEGSVVALVGANGAGKSTTLNTISGLLRPESGSIRFGENEIAGWRPDRVTGLGLVQVPEGRQVLGSLTVEENLLLGAYTRKDLDVSRDLRDIYERFPHLKKRRRQIADSLSGGEQQMLVLGRALMARPKLLMLDEPSLGLAPLIVKEVFRIIAELKERTTILLVEQNARKALQVANYGYVLEGGRVVQEGPADQLQGDPRIVEAYLGRKQ
- a CDS encoding substrate-binding domain-containing protein; translated protein: MIRTWTGLGFVSLSFLLALSMCENGFTESGRGVVRVRGSESMAHIMTMYAGEFSSPDRSCTIVVSGGANESGMETLFSGEAEVAMISNRLSKKEIEAAKSKGLDLQEAAIGWGGIVVIVNPANPVVSLTVDQARKLFVGELTSWTQVGGQEKPVQVIAINESVRSGSHKYLAEDFLHGNFAPGAKLVSFFRSIPAAVGEDENAIGLIRMRNLERLIEQGMDKKIKVVALKKDDRSPAIAPTRESIDEGTYPITRPYLLCVPANRANTCTMEFFKFCAARNPRPRDLESKN
- a CDS encoding phosphatidylserine decarboxylase; translated protein: MNSYHHQYIDRITGRACTEPLLWDKSIQLLYTEVREHAPILFRALVSSHASRVLGFVNFDLPIPYRTRQFIHSCGVDFTECLDAPADLDTARKLFERKIRYWECRPMVDDVSAVVSPADARVLMGSFDSISSLFIKQKFFDYDELLGQDKQEWLSTFRNGAFMMFRLTPDKYHYNHTPVAGEVKDFYEISGGYHSCNPGAVVSLVTAYSKNKRVVTIIDTDVPRGSGIGLVAMIEVVALMVGEVEQAYSDNRYDNPRPVIPGMFLEKGVPKSLFRPGSSTVVLLFQESRLEFADDLVRNMHRTDVQSRYSAGFGKPLVETDVKVRSLVGTAARA
- a CDS encoding prolipoprotein diacylglyceryl transferase family protein, whose product is MFEISFFFLLLVVMVVLFRWGFVALPREGWQIMAVVPVAQVDSRTWKGLNLTFYGLLMAVSVIASVAVFLVLMGSIGVSLSTSLAMIVFLFSLCIPASSLLARVVEKRQNTFTIGGSAFLGLLVAPAVVWIVNSVVVGESPGAIPMIPGLACMAIAYALGEGIGRLACISFGCCYGKRISECHPIIQRLFGKYSFVFQGKTKKIQYEGGMEGVPVIPIQALTCTVLVFTALVGSGLYVKGAYVHAFLFCTIAAQAWRAISEFLRADYRGNGKISAYQVMAVLAIVYGITLSKLLPADDYPVPVLLNGLKLLWDPASILALELLGLVVFLHSGRSKVTGALLSFHLTCDPIPMISESRKENV
- a CDS encoding ribonuclease HI family protein is translated as MACKAYFDGSCFLNYCGIGYVIRDPDGYPLCEASGFVGRGDALKAEYLALCALVEHLRDLEIDNAVIHGDSRTVIGQVTGFMNTRNTNRFREIIMRMRGFFSEHPGWKLKWIPRQENGRADALATQGLSEMKYQERVAVRQM